The following is a genomic window from Sedimenticola thiotaurini.
ATGCGCCGGCCCTGGCGGCGGCGGATGTGGGGATGGCGATGGGCACGGGAACCGATGTGGCCATGCATACCGCTGGGATTACCCTGATGCGGGGTGATCCCCAGTTGGTGTCCGATGCCATATCCATATCCCGTGCCACCTATGGGAAGATCCGGCAGAATCTGTTCTGGGCGCTGATCTATAACCTGATCGCCATTCCCCTGGCAGCCTCCGGTTTGCTCAGCCCGGTGGTGGCCGGCGCGGCCATGGCCATGTCATCGGTGAGCGTGGTGTCCAATTCCCTGTTGTTACGGCGCTGGCGCAGTTCAGCCCGATAATTTTTAACTCTGTTGTTGGAGTACGATGATGGCAAAGACCTATAAAGTGGAAGGCATGACCTGTGGCGGTTGTGCCAGTTCAGTGGAGCAGGCAATCAAGACAGCGGCGGCCCAGGCCAGTGTGGATGTTCAACTGGAAGGTGGACTGGTGACTGTCGATGGAGTGGACGATGATGACCTGATCAGGCAGGCAGTTGAAGATGCCGGTTTCACCTATGCTGGTACCGCCTAACCGGGGCCAATCGACCCACCGTTACCCCGTATAGGCAGGGTGAATGGTGATAATCCGGCGGATTATGGCCAGGCCGTGGTGGCGCGCCGCCTATGTGCCACGGCCTGTGCGGGGTCTGCTCAGAGTCTATGGGGCAGATTTTTGCGGATGGTCTCAACATCCTGGGTAGTGAGATTCTTGGATATCTCAGTGGCAACCAGTTTCTGCAGGGGTTGCGGCTGTTGCTTTCTCAAGAGCCCAAGGAAGCTGGGCGCGGCGATAACATGAAGTTTGTTGAAATGGCCCTGGGCTCGACCTGATTCCAGAGTGGCACAGACCTGGTGTGCGAAGCGTACTGCCTCATCGTGCTTGGTTTCATTGACATGACCCACGTCATGACTGCGGGGACCGGCGCTGCGGTCACGCCCCGGCCGGTCCGCTACCAGATCCCCGGTATGCAGGCGGGCCTCCGGATGATCCAGGGTGTGGATCTCTACCAGGGGACTAAAGGCGTTCTCGGCGGAGAAGATTCTTGCACGGCTTGTGTCAGCAACAACTACCCAGGCTGCATTCATAATCATTCCTCTCTCAAGTTGATAAACGGGTCAACGACCCCGGAGATTAAAGTATAGAGGAATATCCCCTGCTGTTTTTGCCCTGGGTCAGTCGAAATCCTCTTCCTGATGGTGGGGACGTGGAGGATCTTGTGGCCACTTTAGGTGCCGCGTCGGATCAGCCCCGCTGGACCTGCTCCAGTGAGGCTATCCAATGGTCGATTGAGATGGGCAGATAGCCGGTCAACTCCAGGTTCCGGTCCTCCAGCACATCCTGCCCAGGGTGACGTTGTTGCCAGTACTCCATCATCTGGTCACGATGCAGCAGCAGTGCCTGGATATGGGGCCGGAACAGTCTCAGCATGGCACTGATCCAGCGGTTTACCGGCCAGGAGGGCCAGGCGTGTTCGATGGCGAATTGAGGCAGCATCTCGATTACGTCCCGTGCGCTGTACCAGGTTTCTCCGGTCACCCAGCGATTGGCGGCAAACAGGCCGATGGGGCGTCCCCAGGCATCCATGGAGATGCCCGCCAGGTGGGCGATGGCATCCTGGCCCTGGGGCCAGGGTTCACTGGTCAGGGGGTAATCCAGTGGCTCAGCCGGCCAGGCGCGTCCGCCGGTGCGAAGGAAAGTATGGAAATGACCGTGCTCCTGAATATCGCTGCGATGGGCGTGGTAGTAGTACTGGCCAAAGGTCTCGTTATCAAACACGTCATCACGGGGATAGTGTTCCAGTTCGACAAAATCCCCCTGCCCTTTGAGCATCTCCCCCACCAGGTTCAGTCCGACCCGCTCCAGTGCGCCCATGCAGGAGCGAACCTCGTCACCGGCATGCAACATCGTTTTGATCTCGTCCTGGAGCAGGTGGACGGGGTTGGGTGGTATCAGCTGGGGTGGCTGTATGTGTGGTTCTCTGTTACTCATCTGTCAAAGTCCCAAAGCAGGATCGCATAATCGTTGCCAATGCAGCGCAGCCGGGGCGGTAAATTCGGGCACCTTCAGCAGGTTCCACGGGAGGTGTGCCGGCAGAAAAAGTGGCGATACCATCACCGGAGGCGATCAGGGGGAGCTGACCCCATGCTGTCCCCCGGTGCGGGCGCGCGGGTCAGGTGACGGGCTTTGGCCCGCCACCTGTTTCTCAATTGGCGGCGCAGGGATTTCTGGCTGCACAGGGATTTTTTGCCGCGCAGGGGTTCTTTGCGGCACAGGGGTTTTTCGCCGCACAAGGGTTCATGGTCCCGCTGCTGTGCGATTCGGCAAAGTTTTTCTGCTGATGGGTCACGTAAGTGGCCAGGGCGGCCAGTTCCATGGAGTCCCAGGCCAGGGGTTGGGCCGCCATAGGGGAGACCATGCAGAGCTGTACCATCTCGTCGGCGTGAACGGTTTTTACCTGAAACTGGTCATTGGCCATCTGTACGTAGTGGGGGTAGGGTTGGGCGAATGTGGCCTGGAACATGCCATGGTTGTTGTGGCAGCTGTTACAGGAGATGCCGTTACTGCTCAGGCTGGTATCCTTGAACAGTCTTTCGCCCTCGGCCAGCAGTGTGGCCTGATCAGCCTGGTAGGGTTGGTAGTTATCGGGACGTGTTACGGCAGCGGAGTTGATCCGGGCCGCGCAGGGATTCATCGACTGGGCGGTGCAAGGGTTCCTGCCGGCACAGGGGGTGATGCTTTTTGCTGCGCAGGGATTTCTGGATCTGGCCGCGCAGGGATTGGCCGCATAGAGTGGGGTGCCGCCGAGTACGACGGTGGTCAGACAGCCACTGACAATGGCTGTCAGGGTCTTTCTGGAGCTGGTCTGCTTCATGTTGGATCTCCTCTGGTTGAAATGCCTGTCTGTTTTTGTTGTGGATCGCTGGTCGTTTTGCCGTTAATACTCCGTTTATGCTGTGGGTGGATCTGTACTTGTGCGGGAAACAGAGTTGTTATGGCGCTTTGCAACGTCAGGACACGTACAATAAGACCGGAAGGGTGTTGTGTTCTTTTCAGGCAATGTGCCAGACCGGTCGCCGGCGTCACCGGAGCTGTGGTACCTGTTTTAATGGCACTTGCAGAAATCGGGAATTGACCTTATTTATGCCGGGTGGAGATCCGCCTGGTGCAACTGGCAGGGAAGTAATTTATGAAACCGACTGATGATCAATTAAACCGGGCGCTACGCCTAGCCGAACAGATGCGGGAGCGGGATGATGATCCGGATTTTCTGGCCAGATCGCTGCTCTATCTGCACCAGCGGGACCAGATGTTGGAGAAGGTGTTGGAGCATCTGGAGCTGTTTCTGCGTTTCGGGCTGCCGGTGGATGAACATATGAAACTGGTTCGTCTGGTGGAAGAGGCCAAAGTGCAACAGCAGCTCGACCAGGGTGAGGATGTGCAGAAGCTGGGATTGTGAAGCCGGCGATCGGGTGAGGAGGACGGTTTTGTTGAGCGCCCGTCGGACAGGTTTGTATTGCAGCAGGTTTTCACCGGTTGTTGCAGTGGCTCGGGAAAGCCTTTGAACCACCATTAATTGTGCTAACATCCACTGCTATTTTGCGCCCCGGAGTTTGCCCGGGGCTATTGAACGATCAGGAGTAACGCATGCCGATTTATGAGTACCGTTGTGAAGCCTGCGGCCATGAGCTGGAGGCGATGCAAAGAATGAGCGATGAGGCGCTGACCGAGTGCCCGAAGTGCGGTAAACCCGCGCTGAAAAAGCTGATATCGGCGGCCGGGTTCCGTCTCAAGGGGCAGGGCTGGTACGAGACAGACTTCAAGAGTGGCAAACAGAAGAATCTGCACAGCGGAGACAAGCAGGACTCCAAGCCGGCGCCTGCCTGCGGTGCCGGTGCCTGTAGTAGCTGTGAGCCCTGATCCCGCGATATGCGATTAATCCGCCGCTACCTGGTGGCCGGACTGCTGGTCTGGGTGCCGCTGGGCATAACGCTGCTGGTGGTGCGTCTGCTGGTGCGCTGGCTGGATGGATCTCTGCTACTGTTGCCGGAGGCCTACCGGCCGGAACAGCTGCTGGGTTTCTCCATTCCCGGGCTCGGTGTGCTGGTCTCGGTGTTGATCGTATTTGTCACCGGGGTGATGGTGGCCAATCTGTTTGGTCGCTCCCTGGTCTCCGTCTGGGAACGCCTGATGGCCCGCATTCCGTTGGTTCGGTCCGTCTATTCAGGGGCCAAGCAGCTGGCGGAGACCATGTTCAGCGAGGCGGGGCAATCCTTCAGGAAAGTCCTGTTGATCGAGTTTCCCCGCAAAGGGTTGTGGACACTGGCTTTTCAGACCGGTACCGATGCGGGTGAAGCCCAGCTCAAAACCGGGCGGGATGTGGTGAATGTCTACGTTCCCACCACCCCCAACCCGACCGGCGGTTACTTCGTCATGGTGCCCCGGGAGGATGTGGTGGAGTTGGATATGAGCGTGGATGACGGATTGAAAATGCTCATGTCCATGGGGGCGGTGGTGCCCCAGGGGCAGAAAACCTCCCGGCAGACCGACGGGATTGATCCCGGTCACTGAGCGCAGGACTCCCGGTTTTTCTAAACCAGGCACCCGGTCCCCTGCGCCGGGTCACTTCGTATGGTAAAAGTACCTCGTCAAAGAGCGGCAGACCGGGCGAAATCCCTTTAGCAGTTCAATCCTCTATTCTCTAAACTAGTCCGGGAAGTACCCATTTTTATCCGGTTGCAGGGTGTCCGGTTACAACAGCTGAATGGTTGTCCGGACAGTCGGTTGTTCGCCGCGCCGGGTCTCCCATTGGTCAGGAGGCGCGTCGATTTCTCCCCCCACGAACAATTAAATCGACTCAGTGCTTGCGCCTCTCGTATCCAAACCTTAAAATTTCCTGTTTTCTCAGTCGGGCGAATTTCTCGCCTGAAATCAGTCTGTAACGGTAATATCGAGTATGCGCACCCACTATTGCGGTCATATAAACGCCTCACATATCGACCAGGAGGTCGAAATTTGCGGTTGGGTTCACCGGCGACGTGATCATGGCGGGGTGATTTTTATCGATCTGCGGGATCGCGAAGGACTCGTCCAGGTGGTGTACGATCCGGACCTGCCGGATATCTTCGCCATCGCTGAACAGGTTCGCAACGAGTTTGTACTGAAGGTGCGTGGTCGTGTGCGCGCCCGTCCCGAAGGCACCGTCAACCCGGATATGCCGACCGGTGAAATCGAAATCCTCGGACTCGGTCTGGAGGTGCTGAACCGGGCCGACACCCCGCCGTTCCAGCTGGATGAGCATGAGCGGGTCTCCGAAGAGGTGCGCCTGCGCTACCGTTATATCGACCTGCGCCGCCCCGAGATGCAGAAGCGCATCATGCTGCGGGCTGCCGTCACACGGGCGTTGCGCAGCTACCTGGACGATAACGGCTTTCTCGATATCGAGACACCGATGCTGACCAAGGCGACTCCAGAAGGGGCGCGGGATTACCTGGTGCCGTCCCGAACCCATCCGGGCCACTTCTTTGCCCTGCCCCAGTCACCCCAGCTGTTCAAACAGCTGCTGATGATGTCCGGCATGGACCGTTATTATCAGATTGTGCGCTGTTTCCGTGATGAGGATCTGCGTGCTGATCGCCAGCCCGAGTTCACCCAGCTGGATATCGAGACCTCGTTCATGAGTGAGAACGAGATCATGAACGCCATGGAAGAGATGATCCGGGGCGTGGTGAAGCAGGTGCTGGACGTGGATCTGCCCGATCCGTTCCCCCACATGACCTACCAGGAGGCGATGCGCCGGTTCGGTTCTGATCGCCCCGATCTGCGCTGTCCGCTGGAGCTGGTGGACGTGGCGGATCTCATGGACGGGGTCGATTTTAAAGTGTTCTCCGGACCCGCCAAGGACCCCAAAGGCCGTGTGGCGGCCCTCTGCCTGCCCAAGGGTTGTGAGCTGACCCGTAAGGAGATTGACGAGTACACCAAGTACGTCGGTATCTACGGGGCCCGGGGATTGGCTTACATTAAGGTGAACGACTGGAGTGGCCAGGGGCGCGATGGTTTGCAGTCGCCGATTCTCAAGTTCCTGCCGGATGAGGCGGTCAACGGCATCATGGAGCGCACCGGCGCCCAGGATGGCGATCTGATCTTCTTCGGTGCTGATAAGGCCTCGGTGGTGAATGAGGCGTTGGGCGCCCTGCGGGTCAAGCTGGGTGAAGATCGGGGGCTGATGCAGCCCGGTTGGCACCCGGTCTGGGTGGTCGACTTCCCGATGTTCGAATGGGACGAGGGCGCGGACCGCTGGAATGCGCTGCACCACCCATTTACCGCGCCGAAGGAGGATCAGCTGGACCTGCTGGAGAGCGATCCGGGTGCCTGCCTGTCCCGGGCCTATGACATGGTGCTGAATGGTACCGAGGTGGGCGGTGGCTCCATCCGTATTCACAACAGCGCCGTGCAGGAGCGGGTATTCCGGCTGCTGGGTATCGGTGAAGAGGAGGCCGAGGAGAAGTTTGGCTTCCTGCTCACTGCGCTGAAATACGGTTGTCCGCCCCATGGCGGTCTGGCCTTTGGCCTGGATCGGTTGGTGATGCTGCTGGCCGGCGCCGGTTCCATCCGTGACGTGATGGCTTTCCCCAAGACCCAGACAGCGGCTTGTATGCTGACGGCGGCACCGTCCGAAGTGAGTCCCGCCCAACTGCGGGAGCTCTCTATCCGGGTGCGTACGCCAAAGGCGGAAGAGCAGGGCTGAGCAGGCTGCGTTCGGGTCAGTGAAGGCTGGCCCGGACGTTTATCGTAATGGCTGAATGGTTCAGTCGGGTGTCGTCGATTGGGTAATCGGACAAGCAGGATGCTTATTTGACAACTGGAGCGGACCGGTGCGGCCAACCTATAAACGTCCAGAGTCGGTTCTGGTGGTGATCTACACCGACCGGGGCGAGGTGCTGATGCTCAATCGCACCCAGCCCAGGGGGTTCTGGCAGTCCGTTACCGGCAGTCTGAAGTGGAACGAGTCACCCCGTCAGGCAGCGGAACGGGAGCTGTTTGAAGAGACCGGTCTCCACCACCAGGGTCGCCTGCGGGATGCCCGCCACACGGAGCGTTTCCCCATTCTGCCGGCCTGGCGAGCCCGTTTTGCCCCTTCCGCACACTACAACCGGGAACACCTCTTCTACTTCCGGTTACCGTCCCGTCGGCTGATCCGGCTCAATCCCCGCGAGCACGCCGAGATGCGCTGGCTCCCGGCCGCGCAGGCGGCCTGTAAAGCCACATCCTGGACCAACCGGAACGCGATCCTGCGGCTGTTGTCCGGTTGAACATGTCGTCTGCCCACCTTTTACCCCGTGCCGCACCACCCGCGTGGGCATAAAAGACGTGCCCACCCTGCCAGGTTCGCACCGTTTGTGTCGGATTTATCGCAGCCTGGGTTAGCTGAAGGGGTAACCCAACAGGACTACAGCTCCTCCGAGGCGTAGTCGGCCAGGCGTGAGCGCTCACCCCGCAGCAGGGTGATATGGCCGCTGTGGCGCCAATCCTTGAACCGGTCCACTACGTAGGTCAGACCGGAAGTGGTTTCGGTCAGGTAGGGAGTGTCAATCTGTGCCACGTTACCGAGACAGACGATCTTGGTACCGGGGCCGGCCCGGGTGATCAGGGTCTTCATCTGTTTTGAGGTGAGATTCTGCGCCTCGTCCAGGATGATGTACTTCTTCAGGAAGGTGCGTCCGCGCATGAAGTTGAGTGAATGGATGCGGATACGTGAGCGGAGCAGCTCATCGGTGGCAGCCCGGCCCCACTCGCCCCCTTCGGTCTGGGTCAGTACCTCCAGGTTATCCATCAGAGCGCCCATCCAGGGGGTCATCTTCTCCTCCTCGGTGCCGGGCAGGAAGCCGATATCCTCGCCCACCGGCACGGTCACCCGGGTCATGATGATCTCCCGGTAGATGTTCATGTCCAGGGTCTGGGCGAGCCCGGCGGCCAGGGCCAGCAGGGTCTTGCCGGTACCGGCGCTGCCCAGCAGCGAGACGAAATCCACCTCCGGATCCATCAGCATGTTGATGGCGAAGTTCTGCTCCCGGTTACGCGCCCGTATGCCCCAGATCGCATGGTTGGCGCTGCGGTAATCGGTGGCCATCTCGATAATGGCGTCGTCACCGTCGCGGCGCCGCACTATGGCCTCGAACTTGGAATCGTCGTCCAGGAACAGGCACTGGTTGGGGTACCAGGCCTGGGTATCCTTGCCCTTGATACGGTAGTAGGTGCGGCCCTGCTCCTGCCAGGAGTCGAGGTTTTTACTGTGTTCCTCCCAGAAATTGGCCTCCAGTTCCGCCTCGCCGCTGTAGAGTAGGTTGACGTCGTCCAGCACCTGGTCGTTATTGTAATCCTCCGCCGGTACCCCCAATACGGCTGCCTTGATGCGCAGGTTGATGTCCTTGGATATCAGGGTCACCTGCATCTCGGGATGCTCCTGCTGCAGGGTCAGGGCAGTACTCAATATGTTGTTGTCCGGCATATTTCCCGGCAGGCTCTCAGGCAGGTGGCTGGCCAGGGTGGTGGTCTGGAAAAACAGCCGGCCGGCCGGCGCTGTTGCCGTGCTGGTGCCGTTCGCCGGTGCAGGCAGGGGCAGGCCGGTATCGATCTGCTGTTTGCTGGCACCCGACATCAGTTCATCCAGGAAGCGGGATACCTGGCGCACGTTGCGCGCCACCTCGGAGACCCCTTTCTTGCCCTTGTCCAGCTCTTCCAGTACTACCATGGGGAGGAAGATGTCGTGCTCCTTGAAGCGAAAGATAGCAGTGGGGTCGTGCATCAGTACGTTGGTATCGAGCACAAACAGTCGGCGCTTCTCCTGGTCAGTCATCGGTGGCTTGTCCTGCATCGGGTTGTGGGGTTGCTGCGTGTGGCGCGGATCAGCGCTGGGCCGGTTCGATAATGGCGTCCAGATTGATGGTGTCACAAAACTCCATGAAATCGTCCCGTAGGGTGGCGATGTGCAAGTCTGCCGGAATCCCCACGGTCATATGGACTGAGAACATCACGGTGCCGGTATGGGGCGCGGCGTAGCTGGTGGTGGCCATATCCTCGATATTGATCTTGCGTTGGGAGAAGAAGTTGGCCAGTTGGTGCACGATACCCGGATGATCGAGAGAGACCACGTCCACCACATAGGGCAGGGCCCGGGCGGTGCTGTCGCGGGCTTCGGTGCGTTTGACAATGATGGTCAGGTCGAGCTGCTGTTCCAGTGCGGGGATCGCTTCTTCCAGCTTGCCGAGGGTATTCCAGTTACCTTCCACCATCAGCAGAATGGCAAACTCACCGCCGAGAACGGTCATGCGGCTGTCGGCGATATTGCAGCCGATATTCAGTATCGCCTTGGAGAGTTCGTCGACAATGCCGGGGCGATCTTTTCCCAGCGCGGATATCACCAAGTAGTTCTGTGTAGACATAGAAAATTGCTACTCCTGTTTCTTTTCTCCTGAAGTGTAGCCCCGCAAGGGTCCGCTTGTCTTGCGTTCTCTGGCAAAACGTTGACCGGGTGAACGGTGTGCCCCTCCAGCCGGGACGTTGGAGGCCCCGGCATCCTGCCATCCATCTTTGCGATTTGGAATGGGGTTGCCGGGCGAGTGGTGTCTGGGGAATGCGAAGGGAAATGCCAGATTATCGCCCATCCGCCTTGTCAGCGTCGGAGTCGGCGTTTTAGAATGGCTGATTAGGCGGATTAATTGGAGTTTTTTCACATGTTTCAAGGCAGTATGGTAGCGCTGGTCACCCCGATGCAGGAGGATGGCAGCGTCGATGAGAACAGCCTGCGTGACCTGGTGGAATGGCACGTTGAACAGGGTACCGACGCCATTGTTGCGGTGGGTACCACCGGTGAATCCGCCACCCTGGATGAGACGGAGCACTGTGAGGTAATCCGGCAGGTTGTGGAATTTACTGCCAAACGGCTGCCGGTTATCGCCGGGACGGGAGCCAACTCCACCACCGAGGCGATCCAGCTTACCCGCTGTGCCAAGGAGGCGGGTGCCGATGGCTGTCTGCTGGTCACGCCCTATTACAACAAGCCGACCCAGGAGGGGCTGTATCGGCACTTCAAGGCGGTCGCAGAGGCGGTGAATATTCCGCAACTGCTCTACAATGTGCCGGGCCGGACCGCCTGCGACATGTTGCCGGAGACAGTGGGCAGACTCTCCAAAATTACCAATATTGTCGGTATCAAGGAAGCCACCGGTGATCTGGATCGGGTGGCGATCCTGCGCGAGCTTTGTGGCGAGGATTTCGCACTGCTTACCGGGGATGATGCAACTTCCCGTGAATTTATTCTGTTGGGTGGTGTCGGAACCATCTCTGTAACTGCGAACGTGGCGCCGGCGGCGATGCACCAGATGATTGCGGCCGCCCGGCGGGGCGACGCGGAAGAGGCCGCCCGCCTGGACGAGCCGCTGGCTGCCCTGCACCGGGATCTGTTCCTGGAGTCCAATCCGATCCCGGTGAAGTGGGCGTTGGCGGAGATGGGCCGCATTCCAGTGGGTATCCGCCTGCCGCTGACCTGGTTCGCAGAGCGTTATCACGATCAACTGCGTCAATCGCTGGTCACCGCAGGTCTCCTCTGAAACGTCAGGTAACTGGCAACAAGGTTTTCTACAACATGGCTTTAACGACTCGAAATACGCTAGTCACACTCCTGGTTACTGTTATGTTGGCGGGCTGTGGTGCCCTGCCAAACATGGATGACGTACTGCCCGACCGGAAGGTTGAGTACAAGAAGGCCAAGGATGCCGGTAACAATCTGGAGATCCCGCCCGACCTGACCAAAAGCACTATCAATGATCAACTGGTCATTCCCGGTTCCTCCGGTGCTGAAGCGACCACCCTGTCGGGGCAATTGGAGAGAGAGCGTATTCAGGGCCGTGTGGCAACCCGGACCAACGTATTGCCCAAGATCGACAAGATCCAGGTGATGCGGGACGGCGACCAGCGCTGGCTGCGTATCCAGAGCGATCCCGAGGATGTCTGGTACAAGGCGGTTGCGTTCTGGCAGGAGAACGGCATTCTGCTGGCCCAGCAGGATCCTACGGTGGGTGTGATGGTGACCGACTGGCTGGAGAACCGGGCGGATATCAAGCGTGATTTCATTACGGACAAGATTCGTTCCGTATTTGATGGTGCCTATGCTGCGGCGACCCGGGATCAGTACCGTGTCCGTATTGAGCAGGGCTTGACCGAAGGGACCACCGAACTCTATCTGACCCATCGCGGTATGGAAGAGGAGTATGTGCTGAATAGAGGGGGGGACCCGGAGCGTACCATCTGGAATCCCCGGCCTACCGATCACGGCCTGGAGGCGGAGATGCTGCGCCGCCTGATGAATTACATGGGCGTCACGGATCAGCAGTCCCGCACCTCACTGGCCCAGGCGGGCACGCCCCAGGCGCGCTCCCGGCTGGTACGCAACGACAGTGAGGTGGTGCTGCTGATGAATGAAGAGGTGAGTCGCGCCTGGCGTCTGACCGGGGTGGCCCTGGACCGGGTCGGTTTCGCGGTGGAGGATCGGGATCGTGCCAAGATGATCTACTACGTGCGTTACAACGATCCGCTGAAGGAGACTGACGAGCCGGGCCTGCTGAGCAAACTGGCGTTCTGGAGCGATAACGACAAGGATATCGACAAGGAGAGCCAGTACCAGGTGGGGCTGACTGCGGATGGTAATGGTGGCTCCCGCGTGGTGGTCAGGAACAAGGACGGCGTGCAGGAGAACTCGGATACCGCACTGCGTATCCTGACCCTGCTGCATGAGCAGATCCAGTAAAGGCGGAACCTGGCCAGGATAGGAGCGGTGCGATTCGCCTCTCTCGGCAGTGGCAGCCGGGGAAATGCCACACTGATCGAGTGTGGAACAACCCGGTTGCTGCTGGATTGTGGCTTTGCCGCCAGAGAGACGGAGCGGCGCCTGGGGCTGCTCGGAGTCGCTCCGGAGAGTCTCTCTGCCATCCTGGTGACCCACGAACACCAGGACCATATCAAGGGGGTCGGCCCCCTGGCCCGGCGTTACGATCTGCCGGTGTGGATTACCCACGGTACCTACCGTCAGGGTCGCTGCGGGGAGTTGCCGGACCCACAGTTGATCCACAGTCACCAGGCGCCATTCCGGATCGGCGCCATCAATGTGCAACCCTATCCGGTACCCCATGACGCACGGGAACCGGTGCAGTATGTATTCAGCAGCGCTGGCACCAGCCTGGGGGTGCTGACCGACAGCGGTAGTATCACGCCCCATATTCAGCAGATGCTGGCGGGTTGCCACGCCCTGTTGCTGGAGTTCAATCACGATCTGGCGATGCTCAACAGCGGCCCCTATCCACCCTCCCTGCAACGTCGGGTCGGTGGCCGGCTTGGTCATCTGAACAATGAGCAGGCGGTGGGATTGCTGGCCGATCTGGATCATGCCCGTCTGCGTCACCTGGTGGTGGCCCACGTGAGCGAACAGAACAATGACCCGGACAAGGTTCGGGATACCATTCTGTCCCGCTTGCCAGAGCTGGCGCCACGCCTTACCCTGACCAGTCAAGGGGAGGTCAGTCCCTGGTTCGAGGTGTGACGCATGAGTCTGAAAGCATGGCTGTTCCCGCGGGAGTCCCGCTATCTGCCCGGCCAGCGCTGGCTTAATGTGCTGTTCAGAACCCTGCACCTGGTGGGTCTGGGTGGCCTGGGCGCCGGTTTCCTCTACCCGGCGGTGGATGAGAGCTGGCACCTCTACCTGCAGATCACCCTGGTTTCGGGGAGCTGTCTGGCCCTGATCTCCATCTACTCCAATGGCATCTGGCTGATTCAGCTGCGCGGTCAGGTGGTGTTCCTGAAGTTGATTCTGCTGGCCCTGATGACCCCTTTTCCACAGCTGCGGGCAGAGCTGTTTATCCTGATTATCCTGCTGTCCGGCTGGATCGCCCATGCCACCGCCCAGGTGCGCTATTACTCGCTCTATCACCGGCGGCGTATAGAGTCCGGGGATCTGGGTTAGGTTGTCGAGGCGGACCGGAATATGGTCCGGCAATGCGGAAATTTCCAACCGCTTCGAGTATCATTACCGATTTGATTTTTCGCCCATCGACAAGGTATCCCATGCTCACTCTTCGCGGCGCTCCAGCCCTTTCCGATTTTCGTCAGAACAAACTCGAACGTCGTCTTGCCGAGGTGGTGGGGCGTCCCCTGGGACTGTATGCCGAGTTTATCCATTTCGCCGAATTGACTCAGACCCTGGACGATACCGAGCGGGCGGTTCTGGATCGGCTGTTGCGCTACGGTCCCCAGCTGGCGGAACACGAACCGACCGGCCAGCTGCTGCTGGTGGTGCCGCGGCCCGGCACCATCTCACCCTGGTCCACCAAGGCGACCGATATCGCCCACAACTGTGGCCTGGAGAAGATCGAGCGCCTGGAACGGGGTACCGTCTACTACCTGACAACGGCTGACAATGGGCCCCTGACTGATCACGAACTGCAGGCGGCCAGGTCGGTACTGCACGACCGTATGACCGAAGTGGTATTCGATGCGCTGGATGAGGCGGTTTGTCTGTTTAACCGGGCTGACCCCCGGCCCTTCACTACGGTGGACGTGGTGGGCGGTGGCCGCGCCGCGCTGGAAGTGGCCAATGGTGAGTTGGGGCTGGCGCTGTCGCCGGATGAGATCGACTACCTGGTGGAGAGTTTCCAGGCGCTGGGACGTAACCCCACCGATGTGGAACTGATGATGTTCGCCCAGGCCAACTCGGAGCATTGCCGGCATAAAATCTTCAACGCCGACTGGATCATTGACG
Proteins encoded in this region:
- a CDS encoding heavy-metal-associated domain-containing protein, which encodes MAKTYKVEGMTCGGCASSVEQAIKTAAAQASVDVQLEGGLVTVDGVDDDDLIRQAVEDAGFTYAGTA
- a CDS encoding host attachment protein, with translation MNAAWVVVADTSRARIFSAENAFSPLVEIHTLDHPEARLHTGDLVADRPGRDRSAGPRSHDVGHVNETKHDEAVRFAHQVCATLESGRAQGHFNKLHVIAAPSFLGLLRKQQPQPLQKLVATEISKNLTTQDVETIRKNLPHRL
- a CDS encoding DUF6969 family protein, which encodes MSNREPHIQPPQLIPPNPVHLLQDEIKTMLHAGDEVRSCMGALERVGLNLVGEMLKGQGDFVELEHYPRDDVFDNETFGQYYYHAHRSDIQEHGHFHTFLRTGGRAWPAEPLDYPLTSEPWPQGQDAIAHLAGISMDAWGRPIGLFAANRWVTGETWYSARDVIEMLPQFAIEHAWPSWPVNRWISAMLRLFRPHIQALLLHRDQMMEYWQQRHPGQDVLEDRNLELTGYLPISIDHWIASLEQVQRG
- a CDS encoding c-type cytochrome yields the protein MKQTSSRKTLTAIVSGCLTTVVLGGTPLYAANPCAARSRNPCAAKSITPCAGRNPCTAQSMNPCAARINSAAVTRPDNYQPYQADQATLLAEGERLFKDTSLSSNGISCNSCHNNHGMFQATFAQPYPHYVQMANDQFQVKTVHADEMVQLCMVSPMAAQPLAWDSMELAALATYVTHQQKNFAESHSSGTMNPCAAKNPCAAKNPCAAKNPCAARNPCAAN
- a CDS encoding FmdB family zinc ribbon protein, which translates into the protein MPIYEYRCEACGHELEAMQRMSDEALTECPKCGKPALKKLISAAGFRLKGQGWYETDFKSGKQKNLHSGDKQDSKPAPACGAGACSSCEP
- a CDS encoding DUF502 domain-containing protein; translation: MRLIRRYLVAGLLVWVPLGITLLVVRLLVRWLDGSLLLLPEAYRPEQLLGFSIPGLGVLVSVLIVFVTGVMVANLFGRSLVSVWERLMARIPLVRSVYSGAKQLAETMFSEAGQSFRKVLLIEFPRKGLWTLAFQTGTDAGEAQLKTGRDVVNVYVPTTPNPTGGYFVMVPREDVVELDMSVDDGLKMLMSMGAVVPQGQKTSRQTDGIDPGH
- the aspS gene encoding aspartate--tRNA ligase, producing MRTHYCGHINASHIDQEVEICGWVHRRRDHGGVIFIDLRDREGLVQVVYDPDLPDIFAIAEQVRNEFVLKVRGRVRARPEGTVNPDMPTGEIEILGLGLEVLNRADTPPFQLDEHERVSEEVRLRYRYIDLRRPEMQKRIMLRAAVTRALRSYLDDNGFLDIETPMLTKATPEGARDYLVPSRTHPGHFFALPQSPQLFKQLLMMSGMDRYYQIVRCFRDEDLRADRQPEFTQLDIETSFMSENEIMNAMEEMIRGVVKQVLDVDLPDPFPHMTYQEAMRRFGSDRPDLRCPLELVDVADLMDGVDFKVFSGPAKDPKGRVAALCLPKGCELTRKEIDEYTKYVGIYGARGLAYIKVNDWSGQGRDGLQSPILKFLPDEAVNGIMERTGAQDGDLIFFGADKASVVNEALGALRVKLGEDRGLMQPGWHPVWVVDFPMFEWDEGADRWNALHHPFTAPKEDQLDLLESDPGACLSRAYDMVLNGTEVGGGSIRIHNSAVQERVFRLLGIGEEEAEEKFGFLLTALKYGCPPHGGLAFGLDRLVMLLAGAGSIRDVMAFPKTQTAACMLTAAPSEVSPAQLRELSIRVRTPKAEEQG
- the nudB gene encoding dihydroneopterin triphosphate diphosphatase — encoded protein: MRPTYKRPESVLVVIYTDRGEVLMLNRTQPRGFWQSVTGSLKWNESPRQAAERELFEETGLHHQGRLRDARHTERFPILPAWRARFAPSAHYNREHLFYFRLPSRRLIRLNPREHAEMRWLPAAQAACKATSWTNRNAILRLLSG